In one window of Gadus chalcogrammus isolate NIFS_2021 chromosome 12, NIFS_Gcha_1.0, whole genome shotgun sequence DNA:
- the mutyh gene encoding adenine DNA glycosylase has translation MYNMSKLRSAMQKGKRSTLTMTETTKTPRKRTKEAVKKEEEPTNPCPQATYHTFHEPASVLQIQKKLLNWYDKEKRELPWRTVALKEPDVNIRTYAVWVSEIMLQQTQVATVIEYYNRWMKRWPTVQDLAAASLEEVNKMWAGLGYYSRGRRLHEGAQKVVTEMEGQMPKTVASLLKLLPGVGRYTAGAIGSIALGEVSGVVDGNVIRVLCRLRAIGADSTGSAVTEALWTLANTVVDPERPGEFNQALMELGARVCTPKAALCGQCPLKTHCHSYRKVHVKQEANSQKLLGKVGKSPSTQGDIEDCPMPASCTLCPTEPWLDDLGVHNFPRKPAKKAPRVERTLTCVARRPSEDGEDEYLLTQRPNKGLLAGMWEFPSLLLDEENSKVKQKGALCAEVGRILGVKVNKDLLSYVGEVVHIFSHIHQTYIVYSVSVEDKHATEETQSEKLQWLTRPALLEAAVSTGLKKILKLYESMGELSHEVLTLKDGKRKKVAKNSKFSASKKTKPNPANGTRQLSLNSFFKTTEET, from the exons ATGTACAATATGAGCAAGTTGCGTTCCGCTATGCAGAAAGGAAAGAGATCCACGCTTACAATGACAGAAACTACGAAAACACCCCGAAAGAGGACTAAGGAAGCTGTAAAAAAAG AAGAAGAACCAACCAATCCCTGCCCTCAGGCCACATACCACACTTTTCATGAACCAGCCTCTGTGCTGCAGATACAGAAGAAGCTCCTCAACTGGTATGACAAGGAAAAGAGAGAGCTTCCATGGAGGACAGTG GCCTTAAAAGAGCCAGACGTCAACATCAGAACATATGCAG TCTGGGTCTCAGAGATCATGCTGCAGCAGACCCAGGTGGCCACTGTGATAGAATATTACAACAGATGGATGAAG AGGTGGCCGACGGTGCAGGATCTGGCAGCTGCTTCACTTGAG GAAGTCAACAaaatgtgggcggggcttgGCTACTACTCCCGAGGAAGGAGACTGCACGAAGGAGCTCAGAAG GTGGTGACAGAGATGGAGGGCCAGATGCCGAAGACGGTGGCGAGCCTTCTGAAACTGCTGCCTGGGGTCGGACGCTACACTGCTGGGGCGATCGGGTCTATTGCACTcggagag GTGTCTGGAGTGGTGGACGGCAACGTGATCCGTGTCCTGTGCCGCCTGAGGGCTATAGGGGCTGACAGCACCGGCTCTGCCGTGACAGAGGCCCTATG GACCCTGGCTAATACCGTGGTGGACCCAGAGAGACCTGGGGAATTCAACCAGGCCTTGATGGAGCTGGGGGCCCGAGTCTGCACCCCTAAAGCAGCTCTCTGTGGCCAGTGTCCTCTAAAGACCCACTGCCACTCCTACCGCAAG GTTCATGTCAAGCAGGAGGCAAACTCCCAGAAGCTCCTGGGGAAAGTCGGCAAGAGCCCGTCTACACAGGGTGATATAGAAGACTGCC CCATGCCTGCATCCTGCACCTTGTGCCCCACGGAGCCCTGGTTGGATGACCTGGGGGTCCACAACTTCCCGAGGAAGCCTGCCAAGAAGGCCCCACGCGTCGAACGAACCCTCACCTGTGTGGCACGCCGACCCAGCGAAGACGGAGAGGACGAGTATCTGCTCACCCAGAGACCAAACAAAG GTCTGCTGGCCGGGATGTGGGAGTTCCCCAGTTTGTTACTAGACGAGGAGAATTCAAAAGTCAAGCAGAAGGGAGCCCTGTGTGCAGAGGTTGGAAGAATCTTGGGAGTCAAGGTCAACAAGGACCTTTTGTCTTATGTTGGGGAG GTGGTTCATATATTCTCTCACATTCACCAGACGTACATTGTGTACAGTGTTTCTGTTGAGGACAAACACGCTACTGAAGAAACACAAAGTGAAAAACTTCAGTGGCTAACCAGGCCTGCTCTGCTTGAGGCAGCTGTCTCCACAGGACTGAAAAAG ATCCTAAAGCTGTATGAATCTATGGGTGAACTTAGTCATGAGGTGCTAACTTTAAAG GACGGCAAGAGGAAGAAGGTTGCGAAAAACAGCAAGTTCTCAGCAAGTAAAAAAACCAAACCCAACCCAGCCAATGGAACCaggcagctgtcactcaacTCCTTCTTCAAGACCACAGAGGAAACATGA